The following are encoded together in the Hoplias malabaricus isolate fHopMal1 chromosome 3, fHopMal1.hap1, whole genome shotgun sequence genome:
- the tex2l gene encoding testis-expressed protein 2 isoform X1, protein MAGNERCPELSSRAQRPSLQPRPPEQHESARRGIVIQLTGTEGEWDSLEDNELIFTLDKDSQKTLSSTSSFPKPRPCSMDIQTDGEWGLHSSTLPLSPSSPGSLGDCSSSSGLGFLSPTHRPLASLVKSLSTELELKDTPSLSPKPFLSLVKSISTELSLSEPEVSQSKSDSKINLHLWTQLTKSKSRNGDSHTAPPSPIEMSPSEPKAGFFKTELEDTRRKLTEAMHEPLSVFSKIMHEDCVGSPKHHKSTGSMDSLCSKWFERSSGDHTMSYDCPVRSSRRVECDGLPMCNWAVRRRKICPQKSNLTHSHYSKLEDAENTPEVCTHRDVMQDEEITNERGLPAKQSYTPVPKMALSCVAVLSYSYFILPWSGYWSGIFVGLALGIMLGLLLVRLGSTRPQLYTGHQCSLNENPYGRIQRETFQSNTRNLKGWMNEIYEYDPDTYHPSLMHSVYATLDGSCLRLDYPRNNIPHWATFNEPSHEKCFIHSRIFQLDGSKVYLLPSVLARKRVWNRKYPICITLAKVEGKTEGVAQETHNETHTAEKSTHLPSKTSHSITLYLFGRTGREKEEWFHHLLSAAIIKGEDCCDSDMSVVREEGSCCPVQVTGVSSSGSTENISSVPMFPTDLVDRMRENILLDYSSYMAFLTSSAPASPSNVCYHGEEIKPVWINALIGRIFWDFLREKNWADLLAHKIQRKLSKIKLPYFMDELTLTELAMGSCMPQITSTSPPHVNTRGLWLQLEIEYTGALQMTLETKIKLSKLGKDGDPVGVREVETCIHSTRSKLSVLADSDEESSSAGSSDEEEAISTEPPGSLGEKGTPPGAENGVAGGSTSRRILRFVDKIAKSKYFQKATENEYIKKKIEEMSNMPLLLTVEVQELIGILAINIPPPPTDRIWYGFCMPPKLDLRVRPKLGEREVTFCHVTEWIEKKLQDEFQKVFVLPNMDDIYLPLMHSCMESQSAPQQNLAPCSVTIDSSETRRLHHISQLD, encoded by the exons ATGGCAGGAAATGAAAGATGCCCCGAGCTTTCTTCTAGGGCCCAGCGCCCGTCACTACAGCCTCGTCCACCTGAACAGCACGAGTCAGCCAGGAGAGGGATAGTAATCCAGCTGACTGGAACAGAGGGTGAATGGGACAGTCTCGAAGATAATGAGCTCATATTCACACTAGACAAGGACAGCCAGAAAACCCTCAGCTCCACAAGCTCATTCCCAAAGCCGAGGCCATGCTCCATGGACATCCAGACAGATGGTGAATGGGGTCTCCATTCATCCACTTTGCCCCTGTCCCCATCTTCCCCAGGCTCTTTGGGGGATTGCTCCTCATCTTCAGGTCTGGGCTTCCTCTCTCCCACTCACCGTCCTCTGGCCAGCCTAGTGAAGTCTTTATCCACAGAGCTGGAACTGAAGGATACACCTTCACTCAGCCCCAAACCTTTCCTCAGCTTAGTCAAGTCCATCTCCACCGAGCTTTCTCTCAGTGAGCCTGAGGTGTCCCAGTCCAAGTCTGACTCCAAGATCAATCTGCACCTGTGGACACAGCTGACCAAATCCAAAAGCCGAAATGGTGACTCACACACTGCCCCTCCATCCCCCATTGAAATGTCCCCTTCTGAACCCAAGGCAGGCTTTTTCAAAACTGAGCTGGAGGACACTCGCCGCAAGCTGACAGAGGCTATGCACGAACCTCTCAGCGTCTTCAGCAAGATCATGCACGAGGACTGTGTGGGAAGCCCTAAGCATCACAAAAGCACAGGCTCCATGGATTCTCTTTGCTCTAAATGGTTTGAAAGGTCAAGCGGAGACCACACAATGTCCTATGACTGTCCTGTCAGGAGTAGTAGGAGAGTGGAATGTGATGGCCTTCCCATGTGTAATTGGGCAGTGAGACGACGTAAGATATGTCCTCAGAAATCTAACCTTACCCATAGCCATTACAGCAAACTAGAAGATGCAGAAAACACTCCAGAGGTGTGCACACATAGAGATGTCATGCAGGATGAAGAAATAACCAATGAACGTGGCCTCCCTGCTAAACAATCATATACTCCTGTCCCAAAGATGGCACTAAGCTGTGTAGCAGTATTGTCCTACAGCTACTTCATTTTGCCTTGGTCCGGTTATTGGTCTGGAATTTTTGTAGGCCTGGCACTTGGCATCATGTTAGGGCTCCTCCTTGTTCGATTAGGTTCAACCAGGCCGCAGTTGTATACTGGACACCAGTGTTCACTTAATGAGAACCCATATGGCAGGATTCAGAGGGAGACTTTCCAGAGCAACACACGAAATCTCAAG GGGTGGATGAATGAGATTTATGAATATGATCCAGATACCTATCATCCGTCTCTAATGCACTCTGTATATGCCACGCTGGATGGATCGTGTCTTCGGCTTGACTACCCCAGAAACAACATCCCTCACTGGGCCACATTTAATGAGCCATCCCATGAGAAATGTTTCATCCACTCTCGTATATTCCAGCTAGACGGAAGCAAG GTGTATCTGTTGCCCTCAGTTCTGGCACGTAAGAGAGTGTGGAACAGAAAGTATCCCATCTGCATCACTCTGGCAAAAGTAGAGGGGAAAACAGAGGGTGTGGCACAGGAGACTCACAATGAGACTCACACAGCTGAGAAATCAACACATCTTCCATCTAAAACTAGCCATTCAATCACGCTCTACCTCTTTGGAAGAActgggagagagaaggaggaatgGTTTCATCATCTTCTCTCGGCAGCCATTATCAAAGGAGAGGATTGCTGTGATTCAG ACATGTCTGTGGTGCGAGAGGAAGGCTCCTGTTGTCCAGTGCAGGTTACTGGAGTCTCCAGTAGTGGCAGCACTGAGAACATCTCATCTGTGCCTATGTTCCCAACTGACTTGGTGGACAGAATGAGGGAGAACATCCTGCTGGACTACAGTTCCTACATGGCCTTTCTAACGTCTTCAGCTCCTGCTAGTCCATCA AATGTATGTTATCATGGAGAAGAAATTAAACCGGTCTGGATCAATGCTTTGATCGGTCGAATCTTCTGGGATTTCCTTCGTGAGAAGAACTGGGCTGATCTTTTAGCCCACAAAATTCAGCGAAAGCTGAGCAAAATAAAG CTGCCTTACTTCATGGATGAACTGACCCTGACTGAGCTAGCCATGGGTTCCTGCATGCCCCAGATAACCAGCACATCACCACCGCACGTCAATACCAGAG GACTGtggctgcagctggagattgaGTACACAGGTGCCCTGCAGATGACGCTGGAGACTAAGATTAAACTGTCAAAACTGGGCAAGGATGGGGATCCAGTGGGAGTCAGAGAGGTGGAGACCTGTATTCA CAGCACCAGGTCCAAGCTCTCTGTTCTAGCTGACAGCGATGAAGAGTCCTCGAGTGCTGGGTCCTCTGATGAAGAGGAGGCTATATCCACTGAGCCTCCAGGATCTCTGGGAGAGAAGGGAACTCCTCCTGGTGCAGAAAA TGGTGTGGCTGGGGGAAGCACAAGCCGGCGGATTTTGAGATTTGTCGACAAAATTGCTAAATCCAAGTACTTCCAGAAGGCCACAGAAAATGAGTACATCAAAAAGAAGATTGAGGAGATGTCCAACATGCCCCTGCTGCTTACAGTTGAAGTGCAAGAACTTATTGGAATACTTGCTATCAACATCCCACCTCCCCCAACAGACAGAATATG
- the tex2l gene encoding testis-expressed protein 2 isoform X2 codes for MAGNERCPELSSRAQRPSLQPRPPEQHESARRGIVIQLTGTEGEWDSLEDNELIFTLDKDSQKTLSSTSSFPKPRPCSMDIQTDGEWGLHSSTLPLSPSSPGSLGDCSSSSGLGFLSPTHRPLASLVKSLSTELELKDTPSLSPKPFLSLVKSISTELSLSEPEVSQSKSDSKINLHLWTQLTKSKSRNGDSHTAPPSPIEMSPSEPKAGFFKTELEDTRRKLTEAMHEPLSVFSKIMHEDCVGSPKHHKSTGSMDSLCSKWFERSSGDHTMSYDCPVRSSRRVECDGLPMCNWAVRRRKICPQKSNLTHSHYSKLEDAENTPEVCTHRDVMQDEEITNERGLPAKQSYTPVPKMALSCVAVLSYSYFILPWSGYWSGIFVGLALGIMLGLLLVRLGSTRPQLYTGHQCSLNENPYGRIQRETFQSNTRNLKGWMNEIYEYDPDTYHPSLMHSVYATLDGSCLRLDYPRNNIPHWATFNEPSHEKCFIHSRIFQLDGSKVYLLPSVLARKRVWNRKYPICITLAKVEGKTEGVAQETHNETHTAEKSTHLPSKTSHSITLYLFGRTGREKEEWFHHLLSAAIIKGEDCCDSDMSVVREEGSCCPVQVTGVSSSGSTENISSVPMFPTDLVDRMRENILLDYSSYMAFLTSSAPASPSVGSCHNSTQGSPTEKEQNVCYHGEEIKPVWINALIGRIFWDFLREKNWADLLAHKIQRKLSKIKLPYFMDELTLTELAMGSCMPQITSTSPPHVNTRGLWLQLEIEYTGALQMTLETKIKLSKLGKDGDPVGVREVETCIHSTRSKLSVLADSDEESSSAGSSDEEEAISTEPPGSLGEKGTPPGAENGVAGGSTSRRILRFVDKIAKSKYFQKATENEYIKKKIEEMSNMPLLLTVEVQELIGILAINIPPPPTDRIWYGFCMPPKLDLRVRPKLGEREVTFCHVTEWIEKKLQDEFQKVFVLPNMDDIYLPLMHSCMESQSAPQQNLAPCSVTIDSSETRRLHHISQLD; via the exons ATGGCAGGAAATGAAAGATGCCCCGAGCTTTCTTCTAGGGCCCAGCGCCCGTCACTACAGCCTCGTCCACCTGAACAGCACGAGTCAGCCAGGAGAGGGATAGTAATCCAGCTGACTGGAACAGAGGGTGAATGGGACAGTCTCGAAGATAATGAGCTCATATTCACACTAGACAAGGACAGCCAGAAAACCCTCAGCTCCACAAGCTCATTCCCAAAGCCGAGGCCATGCTCCATGGACATCCAGACAGATGGTGAATGGGGTCTCCATTCATCCACTTTGCCCCTGTCCCCATCTTCCCCAGGCTCTTTGGGGGATTGCTCCTCATCTTCAGGTCTGGGCTTCCTCTCTCCCACTCACCGTCCTCTGGCCAGCCTAGTGAAGTCTTTATCCACAGAGCTGGAACTGAAGGATACACCTTCACTCAGCCCCAAACCTTTCCTCAGCTTAGTCAAGTCCATCTCCACCGAGCTTTCTCTCAGTGAGCCTGAGGTGTCCCAGTCCAAGTCTGACTCCAAGATCAATCTGCACCTGTGGACACAGCTGACCAAATCCAAAAGCCGAAATGGTGACTCACACACTGCCCCTCCATCCCCCATTGAAATGTCCCCTTCTGAACCCAAGGCAGGCTTTTTCAAAACTGAGCTGGAGGACACTCGCCGCAAGCTGACAGAGGCTATGCACGAACCTCTCAGCGTCTTCAGCAAGATCATGCACGAGGACTGTGTGGGAAGCCCTAAGCATCACAAAAGCACAGGCTCCATGGATTCTCTTTGCTCTAAATGGTTTGAAAGGTCAAGCGGAGACCACACAATGTCCTATGACTGTCCTGTCAGGAGTAGTAGGAGAGTGGAATGTGATGGCCTTCCCATGTGTAATTGGGCAGTGAGACGACGTAAGATATGTCCTCAGAAATCTAACCTTACCCATAGCCATTACAGCAAACTAGAAGATGCAGAAAACACTCCAGAGGTGTGCACACATAGAGATGTCATGCAGGATGAAGAAATAACCAATGAACGTGGCCTCCCTGCTAAACAATCATATACTCCTGTCCCAAAGATGGCACTAAGCTGTGTAGCAGTATTGTCCTACAGCTACTTCATTTTGCCTTGGTCCGGTTATTGGTCTGGAATTTTTGTAGGCCTGGCACTTGGCATCATGTTAGGGCTCCTCCTTGTTCGATTAGGTTCAACCAGGCCGCAGTTGTATACTGGACACCAGTGTTCACTTAATGAGAACCCATATGGCAGGATTCAGAGGGAGACTTTCCAGAGCAACACACGAAATCTCAAG GGGTGGATGAATGAGATTTATGAATATGATCCAGATACCTATCATCCGTCTCTAATGCACTCTGTATATGCCACGCTGGATGGATCGTGTCTTCGGCTTGACTACCCCAGAAACAACATCCCTCACTGGGCCACATTTAATGAGCCATCCCATGAGAAATGTTTCATCCACTCTCGTATATTCCAGCTAGACGGAAGCAAG GTGTATCTGTTGCCCTCAGTTCTGGCACGTAAGAGAGTGTGGAACAGAAAGTATCCCATCTGCATCACTCTGGCAAAAGTAGAGGGGAAAACAGAGGGTGTGGCACAGGAGACTCACAATGAGACTCACACAGCTGAGAAATCAACACATCTTCCATCTAAAACTAGCCATTCAATCACGCTCTACCTCTTTGGAAGAActgggagagagaaggaggaatgGTTTCATCATCTTCTCTCGGCAGCCATTATCAAAGGAGAGGATTGCTGTGATTCAG ACATGTCTGTGGTGCGAGAGGAAGGCTCCTGTTGTCCAGTGCAGGTTACTGGAGTCTCCAGTAGTGGCAGCACTGAGAACATCTCATCTGTGCCTATGTTCCCAACTGACTTGGTGGACAGAATGAGGGAGAACATCCTGCTGGACTACAGTTCCTACATGGCCTTTCTAACGTCTTCAGCTCCTGCTAGTCCATCAGTAGGCTCCTGTCATAACAGCACACAAGGCAGTCCCACTGAAAAAGAGCAG AATGTATGTTATCATGGAGAAGAAATTAAACCGGTCTGGATCAATGCTTTGATCGGTCGAATCTTCTGGGATTTCCTTCGTGAGAAGAACTGGGCTGATCTTTTAGCCCACAAAATTCAGCGAAAGCTGAGCAAAATAAAG CTGCCTTACTTCATGGATGAACTGACCCTGACTGAGCTAGCCATGGGTTCCTGCATGCCCCAGATAACCAGCACATCACCACCGCACGTCAATACCAGAG GACTGtggctgcagctggagattgaGTACACAGGTGCCCTGCAGATGACGCTGGAGACTAAGATTAAACTGTCAAAACTGGGCAAGGATGGGGATCCAGTGGGAGTCAGAGAGGTGGAGACCTGTATTCA CAGCACCAGGTCCAAGCTCTCTGTTCTAGCTGACAGCGATGAAGAGTCCTCGAGTGCTGGGTCCTCTGATGAAGAGGAGGCTATATCCACTGAGCCTCCAGGATCTCTGGGAGAGAAGGGAACTCCTCCTGGTGCAGAAAA TGGTGTGGCTGGGGGAAGCACAAGCCGGCGGATTTTGAGATTTGTCGACAAAATTGCTAAATCCAAGTACTTCCAGAAGGCCACAGAAAATGAGTACATCAAAAAGAAGATTGAGGAGATGTCCAACATGCCCCTGCTGCTTACAGTTGAAGTGCAAGAACTTATTGGAATACTTGCTATCAACATCCCACCTCCCCCAACAGACAGAATATG
- the neurl2 gene encoding neuralized-like protein 2 — protein MAAILGQFMEFHPVHGTNVQLDRSRTKATRVESFANGICFSKHSLNPGEIFLVEIEDKELGWCGHLRIGLTAQDPQSLDVVPEYSLPDLVDQGGSWVFAITRNHNKVIEDEAHEEAGQAVDGGNEESNRSKSFFTDTHLYIGNTCIPKDKLVGRSRPGRFSHILDDLYKTNTLPPTARRSRIGVVYVPKGQGFADMHIIINGEDMGASAKGIPTDQPLFAVVDVFAATKCVRIIQVEYGFSSLQTLCRKTIQKHIVHRMALDWLELPEILKNYCKFE, from the exons ATGGCTGCAATTTTGGGTCAGTTCATGGAATTCCACCCTGTTCATGGAACCAATGTGCAACTGGACCGGTCTAGAACCAAGGCCACTCGAGTCGAAAGCTTTGCCAATGGAATCTGCTTTAGTAAACATTCTCTAAACCCTGGTGAGATCTTCCTGGTCGAGATTGAGGACAAGGAGCTGGGCTGGTGTGGCCATCTCAGAATTGGACTGACTGCACAAGACCCTCAGAGTCTGGATGTGGTTCCTGAGTACTCTTTGCCTGATCTTGTGGACCAGGGAGGAAGTTGGGTTTTTGCAATCACAAGAAACCACAATAAGGTTATTGAAGATGAGGCCCATGAAGAAGCAGGGCAGGCAGTAGATGGGGGAAATGAGGAGAGCAACAGATCTAAAAGTTTCTTCACAGACACGCACTTATACATAGGGAATACGTGCATACCCAAGGACAAACTCGTGGGTCGGAGTCGGCCTGGGCGGTTTAGTCACATTCTGGATGATCTATATAAGACCAACACTTTGCCTCCAACTGCCCGACGCAGCCGTATAGGAGTAGTCTATGTGCCTAAAGGCCAAGGATTTGCAGATATGCATATTATCATTAATGGCGAGGACATGGGTGCCAGTGCTAAAGGAATCCCGACTGACCAGCCTCTTTTTGCTGTTGTAGATGTATTTGCTGCTACTAAATGTGTCAGAATCATTCAGGTGGAATATGGCT TTTCCTCACTGCAGACGCTCTGCCGGAAGACGATTCAGAAACATATAGTCCACAGAATGGCTCTAGACTGGTTGGAGCTTCCAGAGATACTAAAAAATTACTGCAAATTTGAGTGA
- the msrb1b gene encoding methionine-R-sulfoxide reductase B1b → MSFCSFFEKEPYKDHFKPGIYVCSQCGNPLFSSRSKYAHSSPWPAFTETIREDSVTKMMESLTAYKVLCGKCGNGLGHEFSNDGPEEGLSRFUIFSHSLKFIPKDKADKH, encoded by the exons ATgtctttttgttcttttttcgaGAAGGAGCCGTATAAAGACCATTTCAAACCGG GAATTTATGTTTGCTCCCAGTGTGGAAACCCACTATTTTCAAGTAGGTCTAAATACGCACATTCCTCTCCCTGGCCTGCCTTCACTGAGACCATTCGTGAAGACAGTGTAACCAAAATGATGGAAAGTCTAACAGCCTACAAG GTTCTTTGTGGTAAGTGTGGCAATGGATTAGGCCATGAGTTTTCGAATGATGGCCCTGAAGAAGGCTTGTCTCGCTTCTGAATATTTAGTCACTCATTGAAGTTTATCCCCAAAG ATAAGGCTGACAAACATTAA